Proteins encoded together in one Bombyx mori chromosome 24, ASM3026992v2 window:
- the LOC101743932 gene encoding complex I assembly factor ACAD9, mitochondrial: protein MNIARTLCVKQLNGISRTISRKIGFTATNYEATNAVQPKIQEEKFDFEDLQVIERTEQRKPKIPPFMKDVFVSVFQRDLLAYPEILDKEETESMEKRAETLDKVFQDKTKSKEERRNVLKSTKMYAAPVNWTRNGLAANQTESIRYLETVSPDFELAHELSDHWVALRALQHGLTAEQYAAVIDELSTGDATVTLCIKERIAERLAQPDFRTTATLDAQGVWRITGEKMCTRGDGFMLVLCKVEADHLKAFLVHPGATGVTFDGNFVHFQKTTGTPLSQIPNADLGKIFGISRLHAATLCRCQLKYAISKIVEYVKPRSFSGKPLAELSTIRAIVGESLLHVYASESTEYFTAGLIDGYVDPDAELEMAMCRNYINSRGLFSLINLLEIPALEQEEECKKIFDRMRILASGGESLDGINTFIALNGIHHAGKIMAEEIKQIRNPLMHPAFIIKKALSNRHQVKDDPKLTLHLSEHLHPTLKPASDQLEYCVLRMRFACETLMSRHGMEVSVAYMELKRLAEAATLILAMTSVLARASRAYCIGLRNAEIEMKLATCFVSKTISEVRQLILDIDNGEFLNHDRFKVEFGRKVLDTNTVLVERPTSRVFW, encoded by the exons ATGAATATCGCCCGTACGTTATGCGTGAAACAGTTAAACGGTATAAGTAGAACTATATCCAGGAAGATCGGTTTTACGGCCACAAATTACGAAGCTACCAACGCCGTTCAGCCTAAAATCCAAGAAGAAAAGTTCGACTTCGAGGACCTACAGGTAATCGAACGTACTGAGCAGAGGAAACCCAAAATACCACCATTTATGAAGGATGTCTTCGTGTCCGTATTCCAACGCGACTTACTCGCCTACCCGGAGATTTTGGACAAAGAGGAGACCGAAAGCATGGAGAAGAGAGCCGAAACGCTAGACAAAGTGTTCCAAGACAAAACGAAATCGAAAGAGGAACGTAGGAATGTTTTGAAAAGTACCAAAATGTATGCAGCACCCGTTAATTGGACTAGGAATGGCTTGGCAGCTAATCAAACGGAAAGCATAAG GTATTTAGAAACCGTATCCCCAGACTTCGAATTGGCTCATGAGCTCAGTGACCACTGGGTCGCGTTGCGTGCCCTTCAACACGGACTGACTGCGGAACAGTATGCGGCTGTAATTGATGAACTGTCGACGGGAGATGCAACAGTAACTTTATGCATCAAAGAGAGAATCGCTGAAAGATTGGCCCAGCCCGATTTTAGGACAACCGCTACTTTGGATGCCCAAG GTGTTTGGCGCATAACTGGCGAGAAAATGTGCACGAGGGGAGATGGCTTTATGCTTGTCCTGTGCAAAGTCGAAGCCGACCACCTGAAAGCTTTCCTCGTCCATCCGGGGGCTACCGGCGTGACCTTCGACGGAAACTTCGTTCATTTCCAGAAAACAACCG GTACACCCCTCTCGCAAATACCCAACGCTGATCTAGGCAAGATATTCGGTATCTCTCGTCTCCATGCCGCCACGCTGTGCCGCTGCCAACTCAAGTATGCAATCAGCAAGATTGTGGAGTACGTCAAGCCCAGGTCATTCTCCG GTAAACCTCTTGCGGAGTTGTCGACGATACGAGCAATAGTTGGAGAGTCGTTGCTCCATGTGTACGCCAGTGAAAGTACCGAGTACTTCACAGCCGGACTCATAGACGGATACGTGGATCCGGACGCGGAATTGGAGATGGCCATGTGCAG GAATTACATCAACAGTCGTGGTCTATTTTCCCTGATCAATCTCCTGGAAATTCCTGCTCTAGAACAAGAGGAGGAGTGCAAGAAGATTTTTGATCGGATGAGGATCCTCGCGAGCGGGGGCGAAAGTTTAGATGGAATTAATACTTTTATAG cCTTAAACGGAATTCACCACGCCGGCAAGATTATGGCGGAAGAGATCAAACAAATAAGGAATCCTTTGATGCATCCCGCTTTCATCATCAAGAAGGCTCTGTCAAATAGACATCAA GTCAAGGATGACCCGAAACTGACTCTCCACTTGTCAGAGCACCTTCACCCGACCCTCAAGCCGGCGTCAGATCAGCTCGAGTACTGCGTCCTCAGGATGAGGTTCGCTTGCGAAACCCTAATGTCCAGGCACGGAATGGAAGTTTCTGTGGCGTACAT gGAACTGAAGAGATTAGCCGAAGCAGCCACGCTGATCTTGGCCATGACCTCGGTTCTGGCGAGGGCTTCAAG GGCATACTGCATAGGTCTTCGCAACGCGGAGATCGAAATGAAGCTGGCCACGTGCTTCGTGAGCAAAACGATATCCGAAGTTCGTCAGCTGATACTGGACATAGACAACGGGGAGTTTCTGAACCACGACCGGTTCAAGGTCGAGTTCGGCAGGAAGGTCCTCGACACTAACACCGTGCTGGTGGAGCGGCCCACTTCGAGGGTCTTCTGGTGA